Proteins from a genomic interval of Medicago truncatula cultivar Jemalong A17 chromosome 3, MtrunA17r5.0-ANR, whole genome shotgun sequence:
- the LOC11429979 gene encoding DDT domain-containing protein DDR4 gives MQTIEEEEAVGSDVQDSPSHFEILKLRQRWELASVLHFLDVFSPLLGNDLKVTAEEIEIGLVKPNAFLTNLHIQLLKGIPPVGKALHDSDKWVTALSKKLTTWWPWVAEGKNPLVPSKGEEISKYKELDPLDRLLLLKALCEVRADQHDVVSYINDALKEGTQISSFRKEAFGIDGTRTSYWYDANTKAQSHRLYRETITSVSTPNRKGKGCLSLPNFQWETLATNLDEFSEVAEKLSSSKSRVEIYMGDRLQSDAIPVLEKLQKKKERAMKQKERQDKLLKDFQNSFSSGNTRSCRTRRPINYSFEAYDRTIKEAIQLTNKRKKSPAADQDRNRGSEDDFDIDVSADSDDSKRDTQPISESDDAGYEIENHSSSEENDEHVGQADNSEEHSSHAVSYPKGVRSSKRIAGVPGHTVPESMGLTAKQRVRQRPTRNTAIESTVVPDSEDESDEGKTDLS, from the exons ATGCAAaccattgaagaagaagaagctgtTGGAAGCGATGTTCAGGATTCTCCTTCACATTTCGAGATTTTGAAGCTACGTCAACGTTGGGAACTCGCTTCCGTTCTCCATTTCCTTGAC GTGTTTAGTCCATTACTTGGTAATGATCTGAAGGTTACAGCCGAAGAAATTGAGATCGGACTTGTTAAACCTAATGCTTTTCTTACTAACCTTCACATTCAACTTTTGAAG GGAATACCACCTGTTGGTAAAGCACTGCACGATTCTGATAAATGGGTGACCGCTCTCTCTAAGAAACTGACTACTTGGTGGCCATGG GTTGCTGAGGGGAAGAATCCACTTGTACCATCTAAAGG AGAGGAGATATCAAAGTACAAGGAGCTTGATCCATTGGATCGTTTACTACTGCTAAAAGCCCTCTGTGAAGTTAGAGCTGAT CAACATGATGTGGTATCATATATTAATGATGCTTTAAAAGAAGGAACCCAGATTTCTTCTTTTCGCAAAGAGGCCTTTGGAATAGATGGAACTCGCACGTCCTATTG GTACGATGCAAACACTAAAGCGCAGAGTCACAGATTGTACAGGGAAACAATCACATCAGTCTCCACTCCAAACCGTAAGGGCAAAGGTTGTTTATCACTTCCCAACTTTCAATGGGAAACACTCGCCACCAATCTTGACGAATTTTCTGAAGTAGCT GAAAAATTATCATCTAGCAAGTCTCGTGTTGAGATTTATATGGGCGACAGGCTTCAAAGTGATGCTATTCCTGTTCTTGAGAAACTTCAAAAG aaaaaagaaagagcaaTGAAACAAAAAGAGAGACAGGATAAGCTCTTAAAAGATTTTCAGAACTCTTTTTCTTCTGGAAATACACGCTCTTGTCGCACTCGAAGGCCTATTAATTACAGTTTTG AAGCTTATGATCGAACAATTAAGGAGGCTATACAGTTGACAAA CAAAAGGAAAAAGTCCCCTGCTGCTGACCAAGATAGAAACAGAGGATCGGAAGATGACTTCGACATAGATGTTTCTGCAGACAGTGATGATTCTAAAAGGGATACGCAACCTATATCCGAGAGTGATGATGCTGGTTATGAAATTGAGAATCACAGCAGTAGTGAGGAGAATGATGAACATGTGGGTCAGGCGGATAATTCCGAAGAACACTCTAGCCATGCAGTTTCTTATCCAAAAGGGGTTCGCTCTAGTAAGCGGATAGCTGGAGTCCCTGGCCATACTGTTCCAGAAAGCATGGGTTTGACTGCAAAGCAAAGAGTGAGACAGAGACCTACCCGAAATACTGCCATAGAATCTACTGTTGTTCCTGATTCAGAGGATGAATCGGATGAAGGGAAGACAGATCTTTCTTAG